The following proteins are co-located in the Solanum pennellii chromosome 1, SPENNV200 genome:
- the LOC107008016 gene encoding uncharacterized protein LOC107008016, which yields MERKQGFFSALKEEVVRGLSPGRSRARSPARSGSPITSLLRRKKSNSSSNFAPNHEQLISRSGSLRPLGETLTPLMEGPDPDGGEVGDSKRVGSSLGHWMKGQLSRTPSVASTAFSKRSDLRLLLGVMGAPLAPVHVSSTDPLPHLSIKDTPIETSSAQYILQQYTAASGGQKLQSSIKNAYAMGKLKMLASEFETPTKVVKSRNSARAAESGGFVLWQMNPDMWYVELAVGGSKVHAGCNGKLVWRHTPWLGAHTAKGTVRPLRRALQGLDPRSTASMFANARCIGEKKINGEDCFILKLCADPHTLKARSEGPAEIIRHVLFGYFSQKTGLLVHMEDSHLTRIQSNGADAVYWETTINSFLDDYRPVEGIMIAHSGRSVVTLFRFGEMAMSHSKTRMEEAWTIEEVAFNVPGLSVDCFIPPADLKSGSISEACELPQDERGNSAISLASHRAKVAALEKTHDSWKVEI from the exons ATGGAGAGAAAACAAGGTTTCTTCTCAGCGTTAAAGGAAGAGGTAGTGCGTGGGTTATCGCCGGGGAGGTCAAGAGCCAGGAGTCCGGCGAGAAGTGGGTCACCCATTACGAGTTTGCTACGGAGGAAGAAGAGTAACAGCAGTAGCAACTTCGCTCCAAATCATGAACAGTTGATATCAAGATCAGGGAGTTTGAGACCGTTAGGGGAGACGCTGACGCCATTGATGGAAGGTCCGGATCCGGACGGCGGAGAAGTCGGGGATTCGAAGCGGGTCGGGTCGAGTTTAGGCCATTGGATGAAAGGGCAACTCTCCAGGACACCCTCGGTAGCATCGACTGCATTCTCTAAGAGGTCTGATCTGAGACTCTTGCTGGGTGTAATGGGTGCTCCTCTCGCCCCCGTGCACGTTAGTTCCACTGATCCATTGCCTCATCTCAGCATAAAAGACACACCCATC GAAACATCATCTGCTCAATACATATTGCAGCAATATACTGCTGCATCAGGTGGGCAAAAGCTGCAGAGCTCAATTAAGAATGCCTATGCTATGGGAAAACTGAAGATGTTAGCTTCTGAATTTGAAACCCCAACAAAGGTGGTAAAGAGTAGGAATTCTGCTAGAGCTGCTGAGTCTGGTGGATTTGTACTCTGGCAAATGAATCCTGATATGTGGTATGTGGAGCTTGCGGTTGGTGGAAGCAAGGTTCATGCGGGTTGCAATGGCAAGCTTGTATGGAGACATACACCTTGGCTTGGTGCGCATACTGCAAAAGGGACTGTTAGGCCACTACGACGTGCCCTTCAG GGTCTTGATCCACGATCTACTGCGAGTATGTTTGCCAACGCAAGATGCATTGGAGAGAAGAAGATCAATGGGGAGGATTGCTTCATACTGAAGCTCTGTGCTGATCCCCACACATTGAAGGCCAGAAGTGAAGGACCAGCAGAGATCATAAGGCATGTCTTGTTTGGCTACTTCAGTCAGAAGACTGGTCTTCTTGTTCACATGGAGGATTCACATCTCACCAGGATCCAGTCTAACGGAGCAGATGCAGTTTACTGGGAGACAACGATCAACTCATTCTTAGATGATTACCGCCCTGTAGAAGGTATAATGATTGCTCATTCTGGGCGTTCTGTAGTCACACTTTTCCGGTTTGGGGAGATGGCTATGAGTCATTCAAAAACTAGGATGGAAGAAGCTTGGACAATTGAAGAGGTTGCGTTTAACGTTCCAGGATTATCAGTAGACTGCTTCATCCCACCAGCTGATCTGAAGTCGGGGTCTATAAGTGAAGCATGTGAGCTCCCTCAAGATGAAAGGGGCAACAGTGCAATTTCACTTGCCAGTCACCGGGCTAAGGTTGCAGCTCTAGAGAAAACTCATGATAGCTGGAAGGTGGAAATCTAA